Proteins encoded within one genomic window of Candidatus Palauibacter scopulicola:
- a CDS encoding zinc-binding dehydrogenase, producing MKAAYFEQHGGPDVIRIGDLPEPAAGPGEVLIRVRAAGLNHLDLWTRRGLPGLTLTMPHIGGSDVAGEIAATGAGVEGWAPGDRVAVNPGLWCVDTDCEWCAREVHPLCTTYRILGEHVPGGFAEQVAVPARNLVRLPDGFPFATAAVAPLVYQTAWRGLLSRGRLAPGETVLVTGASGGVSTAAIQIAKHHGARVFAVTSGPENVRRVEALGADLVIDRLEEDFSRRVWMETGKRGVDLVLDSVGAATWEGCVRALARAGRMVVYGATTGPQGTLNIARLFWSQTSVMGTTMATRAEFEAVMGLVLDGTLTPVVDDVWPLDRAREAHERLEAGGVFGKLVLEP from the coding sequence ATGAAAGCGGCCTACTTCGAACAACACGGGGGGCCCGACGTCATCCGCATCGGCGACCTGCCCGAGCCGGCGGCGGGCCCCGGCGAGGTGCTGATCCGCGTGCGCGCGGCGGGCCTCAATCACCTCGACCTGTGGACGCGGCGCGGTCTGCCGGGACTCACGCTGACGATGCCGCACATCGGAGGGTCGGACGTGGCGGGCGAGATCGCGGCGACCGGGGCTGGCGTGGAGGGCTGGGCCCCCGGCGACCGGGTCGCCGTAAACCCGGGCCTCTGGTGCGTCGACACCGACTGCGAGTGGTGCGCCCGCGAGGTGCACCCCCTCTGCACGACGTACCGCATCCTCGGCGAGCACGTGCCCGGCGGCTTCGCGGAACAGGTAGCGGTGCCGGCGCGCAACCTGGTCCGGCTGCCCGATGGCTTCCCGTTCGCGACCGCGGCCGTGGCGCCGCTCGTATACCAGACGGCGTGGCGCGGACTCCTCTCGCGGGGGCGGCTGGCGCCCGGAGAGACGGTCCTCGTCACCGGGGCGTCGGGCGGCGTCTCCACCGCCGCGATCCAGATCGCGAAACACCACGGGGCGCGGGTATTCGCGGTCACGAGCGGCCCGGAGAACGTACGGCGCGTGGAGGCGCTCGGAGCGGACCTCGTCATCGATCGTCTCGAGGAGGATTTCTCGCGGCGCGTGTGGATGGAGACGGGGAAGCGCGGGGTCGACCTCGTCCTCGACAGCGTGGGCGCGGCGACGTGGGAGGGTTGCGTGCGCGCACTGGCGCGCGCGGGCAGGATGGTCGTGTACGGTGCGACGACCGGACCGCAGGGCACGCTGAACATCGCGCGCCTGTTCTGGAGTCAGACGTCGGTCATGGGGACGACGATGGCGACGCGTGCCGAGTTCGAGGCCGTGATGGGGCTCGTGCTGGACGGCACACTCACGCCGGTCGTCGATGACGTGTGGCCGCTGGACCGGGCGCGCGAGGCCCACGAGCGGCTGGAGGCGGGCGGCGTCTTCGGGAAGCTCGTCCTCGAGCCGTGA
- a CDS encoding DUF3179 domain-containing (seleno)protein, translating to MRRRALRIALALPAVGLVACSGESFGPPPPFSNCSLPLANFTDAGAERSSIPALNNPDVATRLIAPHVGYVNRRDMVIGLEFNGQPLAIPLKLLWYHEVLNLQAESDPADPSATGERLTITYSPLTGSVSVFDPEPSDTPDFVVSNYVLDNNLVMDDGSGTLYPQLTRSATCGPSDGSSLTRVPYELMVYGAWLQVFLDTWIATRATGHDFLYTLYPYGNYRDPDNASLFYPTSAPIDPRRRPKERIVGVPSGTGGIAFAIADLREVAARDQEGQNTSVWAASAVARGEPVVAFWNSTAQSARIYRARANGRPLTFEVVDGRRQDVETGSVWNFAGEAVDGPLEGESLEAHPEAYHAFWFAWAAFQPDTEVWVAPIPLTGSADFVPADDAALPPPDPDLVRRRPR from the coding sequence TTGCGGCGTCGGGCGCTCCGAATCGCCCTCGCGCTGCCCGCGGTGGGGCTCGTCGCGTGCTCCGGAGAGAGCTTCGGCCCGCCGCCCCCGTTTTCGAATTGCTCGCTCCCCCTCGCGAACTTCACGGACGCCGGCGCGGAGCGCTCGAGTATCCCGGCGCTCAATAATCCCGACGTCGCCACCCGGCTCATCGCCCCCCACGTCGGTTACGTCAATCGCCGCGACATGGTGATCGGGCTCGAATTCAACGGGCAGCCCCTCGCCATCCCGCTGAAGCTCCTCTGGTACCACGAAGTTCTGAACCTGCAGGCCGAATCCGACCCGGCCGACCCGAGTGCGACGGGAGAACGACTCACGATCACCTATTCGCCGCTTACGGGGTCGGTCAGCGTCTTCGATCCGGAACCGAGCGATACGCCCGACTTCGTGGTATCCAACTACGTTCTCGACAACAACCTCGTAATGGACGACGGCTCCGGGACGCTCTACCCGCAACTGACGCGCTCCGCCACCTGCGGCCCGAGCGACGGCAGCAGCCTGACACGCGTGCCGTACGAGTTGATGGTGTACGGGGCCTGGCTCCAGGTCTTTCTGGACACCTGGATCGCGACGCGCGCGACGGGGCACGACTTCCTCTACACGCTCTATCCGTACGGGAACTATCGGGACCCGGACAACGCCTCACTCTTCTATCCGACCTCCGCCCCGATCGATCCCCGCCGCAGGCCGAAGGAGCGGATAGTCGGCGTCCCGTCGGGAACCGGCGGCATCGCGTTCGCCATCGCGGACCTGAGAGAAGTCGCGGCCCGGGACCAGGAGGGTCAGAACACGTCCGTTTGGGCCGCGAGCGCCGTGGCGCGCGGAGAACCTGTCGTGGCGTTCTGGAACTCGACCGCTCAGAGCGCGAGGATCTACCGCGCTCGCGCCAACGGGCGGCCGCTCACGTTCGAGGTTGTCGATGGTCGTCGGCAGGACGTGGAGACGGGGAGCGTGTGGAATTTTGCGGGCGAGGCCGTGGACGGACCGCTGGAGGGAGAAAGCCTCGAAGCGCATCCCGAGGCGTACCACGCGTTCTGGTTCGCCTGGGCGGCGTTCCAGCCGGATACGGAGGTGTGGGTTGCCCCGATTCCCCTCACCGGCTCCGCCGACTTCGTTCCGGCGGACGACGCGGCGCTGCCGCCTCCGGATCCGGATCTGGTGAGGCGGCGTCCCCGCTAG
- the glpD gene encoding glycerol-3-phosphate dehydrogenase — MNPAAAPGRAGRFRSLAETAFDILVIGGGISGAAVARDAARRGFRTALVEAADFASGTSSRSSRLVHGGLRYLEHFEFDLVFEASQERRTLLRIATHLVRPLEFHFPIFRDGRVGRRKLDAGLWLYDALSLFRNIERHQMLDAEGMLAREPELRAEGLLGGARYFDAQVDDARLVLTTVVAAVEAGATAVNRAEVVRVDASDWPGHRARVRDVESGREVEVDALAIVNATGVWAEQMLDRVTAGSRGPARGGEAAPAVRIRPSRGTHIHVARERVGHSGALIFEAPQDGRVMFILPWREDLTLIGTTDEFFDGPPHEVAATPRDIAYLLEATRRLLPASRLGPEDVVSAWAGLRPLVAPPAAGADEGAISREFEVHQHPPGVFTLSGGKLTSHRHMAETTVDRVQSFLAPAGVKALRKVDTDKVPLPGARFRDLDTLRGRIRARAREQELERASADRLTRAYGTRANRVLDLVERNPRLGERVVAERPHLLAEAVYAVRSEMALHVEDILFRRMRVGLETRSGTPEAARRVAEVVAPELHWTEEQRMEEVKRALAFRAVDDGAIRELAARAKEAH, encoded by the coding sequence GTGAACCCGGCAGCGGCTCCGGGGCGCGCCGGGCGGTTCCGGAGCCTCGCGGAGACCGCCTTCGACATCCTCGTGATCGGCGGCGGCATCTCCGGCGCGGCCGTCGCGCGCGACGCGGCCCGCCGCGGTTTTCGCACCGCTCTCGTCGAAGCCGCGGACTTCGCGTCGGGCACGAGCAGCCGTTCTTCCCGTCTCGTCCACGGCGGCCTGCGCTACCTGGAGCACTTCGAGTTCGACCTCGTGTTCGAGGCGAGCCAGGAACGCCGGACCCTGCTTCGGATCGCGACCCACCTCGTCCGGCCGCTGGAGTTCCACTTTCCCATCTTCCGGGACGGCCGCGTCGGCCGGAGGAAGCTGGACGCGGGGCTGTGGCTCTACGACGCGCTCTCGCTGTTCCGGAACATCGAACGCCATCAGATGCTCGACGCCGAGGGGATGCTCGCCCGTGAACCGGAGCTGCGCGCCGAGGGGCTGCTCGGCGGCGCGCGCTATTTCGACGCCCAGGTCGACGATGCGCGGCTCGTCCTCACCACCGTCGTAGCGGCCGTCGAGGCCGGCGCGACCGCGGTCAACCGGGCCGAGGTCGTACGTGTCGACGCCTCCGACTGGCCGGGCCACCGGGCGCGGGTCAGGGACGTGGAGAGCGGAAGGGAAGTGGAGGTCGACGCGCTTGCGATCGTCAACGCCACCGGCGTGTGGGCCGAACAGATGCTCGACCGCGTCACCGCGGGCTCCCGGGGGCCCGCCCGGGGCGGGGAAGCGGCGCCCGCGGTGCGCATCCGTCCTTCGCGGGGGACGCACATCCACGTGGCGCGCGAACGGGTGGGGCACTCCGGCGCTCTGATCTTCGAGGCGCCCCAGGACGGCCGTGTGATGTTCATCCTTCCGTGGCGGGAGGACCTGACCCTCATCGGCACCACCGACGAGTTCTTCGACGGCCCGCCGCACGAGGTCGCGGCCACTCCGAGGGACATCGCCTACCTGCTCGAGGCCACCCGTCGCCTGCTCCCCGCCTCGAGGCTGGGACCGGAGGATGTGGTCAGCGCCTGGGCCGGCCTGCGGCCGCTCGTCGCGCCGCCCGCGGCCGGCGCCGACGAGGGCGCCATCTCGAGGGAGTTCGAGGTCCATCAGCATCCCCCGGGCGTCTTCACCCTCAGCGGAGGAAAGCTGACCTCTCACCGGCACATGGCCGAGACGACGGTCGATCGCGTGCAGTCGTTCCTCGCGCCGGCGGGCGTGAAGGCGCTTCGGAAGGTGGACACGGACAAGGTTCCGCTCCCCGGGGCGCGGTTCCGGGATCTGGACACGCTCCGCGGCCGGATCCGGGCGCGTGCCCGCGAGCAAGAGCTTGAGCGCGCCTCCGCCGACCGGCTCACGCGCGCGTACGGGACGAGAGCGAACCGGGTGCTCGACCTGGTGGAACGAAACCCGCGGCTCGGTGAGCGGGTCGTTGCCGAGCGGCCGCACCTTCTCGCCGAAGCGGTGTATGCGGTGCGGAGCGAGATGGCCCTGCACGTCGAGGACATTCTCTTTCGACGGATGCGGGTCGGCCTCGAGACGCGCTCCGGAACGCCGGAGGCCGCGCGCCGCGTCGCCGAAGTCGTGGCCCCGGAGCTGCACTGGACGGAGGAACAACGGATGGAGGAAGTGAAACGGGCGCTGGCCTTCCGGGCGGTGGACGACGGAGCGATCCGCGAACTGGCGGCCCGCGCGAAGGAGGCCCACTGA